The Pedobacter ginsengisoli region AAGAATTGGAAACCCTCGGTGTGGACATTATTGAAGCAGGGTTCCCCATTTCAAGCCCGGGTGATTTCCAAAGTGTAGTAGAGCTCTCTAAAGCCGTATCTGAGCCTATCATCTGTGCGCTTACACGTGCAAATAAAGGCGATATAGATTCTGCAGTAGCTGCATTAAAATTTGCAAAACGTCCACGGATCCATACAGGTATTGGCTCGTCCGATATGCACATCAAACATAAATTCAACAGCACAAGAGAAGATATTCTGGCACGTGCAGTTGAAGCTGTTAAATATGCCAAGCAATTTGTAGAAGATATTGAATTCTATGCAGAAGATGCAGGTCGTGCCGATGAACGTTTTCTTGCCCAAATGGTAGAAGCCGTTATTGCTGCCGGTGCTACTGTAGTAAACATACCAGATACAAATGGTTATTGCTTACCTGATCAATACGGACGCAAAATCAAGTTCCTTAAAGAGAACGTAAAAAATATTGACAATGCCATCATATCTGTACATTGCCATAATGATTTAGGTTTAGCTACAGCAAATTCAATTGCAGGATTACAAAACGGTGCCCGTCAAATTGAAGGCACAATTAATGGCATTGGTGAGCGCGCAGGTAATACCTCTATTGAAGAGGTAGTAATGATTTTAAAAACACACCAAACATTAGGCTTGCATACCAATATCAATACTAAAAACTTTTATGAGCTAAGCCGTATGGTTAGTTCGCAAATGCGTATGCCGGTACAGCCAAACAAAGCAATTGTTGGTAGCAATGCTTTTGCACATAGCTCAGGTATCCACCAGGATGGTTTCTTAAAAAACCGCGAAAACTACGAAATTATTCGCCCTGAAGATGTTGGTTTCCCAGATGCAAGTATTGTACTTACCGCACGCAGTGGCCGCCATGCTTTAAAATTCCATTTAGAGCGTTTAGGTTTTACTTTAAATAAAGAAGAATTAGGAGAAGCCTATCTGCGTTTCCTTACAGTGGCAGATAGTAAATTAGATATCAATGATGATGATCTTTTGTTATTAATGGGTAAGCAGCAATTAGCTTAACCTCAATTTCATAAGAAGATTCATAATAAAAAAAGAAAAAAATGAGCAAAACATTATTTGATAAGGTGTGGGACACTCACGTGGTACGTAAAATTGAAGGTGGCCCAGATGTGCTATTTATTGATCGCCACCTTATCCACGAAGTAACAAGTCCTGTGGCCTTTTTAGGTTTAAAAAGCAGAGGAATAAAAGTTTTATATCCTGAGCGTACATTTGCTACGGCAGATCATAACACGCCTACAATTAACCAGCATTTACCGGTTGCAGATCCTCTTTCTGCAAACCAGTTAAAAGCATTAGAGTCTAACTCTAATGAATATGGCATCAGCCACTGGGGCTTAGGCCACCAAAAAAATGGTATTGTACACGTTGTTGGTCCGGAGTATGGCATTACACAACCAGGTGCTACTATAGTTTGCGGCGATTCGCATACCTCTACTCACGGTGCTTTTGGTGCTATTGCATTTGGTATTGGTACTTCCGAAGTAGAAATGGTACTTTCTACTCAGTGCATTATGCAGCCAAAACCAAAAAAGATGCGCATCAATGTTAATGGAAAATTAGGTGTTGGTGTTACCCCTAAAGACGTTGCATTGTTTATCATCTCTCAGCTTTCAACTTCTGGTGCAACCGGATACTTTGTGGAGTATGCAGGCGATGTTTTCGAAAACATGACCATGGAAGGCCGTATGACTGTTTGTAACCTAAGTATTGAAATGGGTGCCCGTGGCGGTATGATCGCTCCAGACGAGACCACTATCAATTACGTAAAAGGTCGCGAATTTAGCCCTAAAGGTGAAGCATGGGACAAAGCATTAGCCTATTACAAAACGCTAAAAACTGATCCGGATGCAGTTTTCGATAAAGAATTAACTTTCGATGGCGCTTCAATTGAACCAATGATCACCTACGGAACAAATCCGGGAATGGGAATGGGAATTTCTCACGAAATCCCTGATGCCGCCCATGCAGAAGGTGGCGCAGCAACCTATACTAAATCATTAGGTTACATGGGCTTCTCTGAAGGAGATTCTATGATTGGTAAAAAAATAGATTTCGTTTTTGTGGGTAGCTGTACCAACGGCCGTATCGAAGATTTCAGAGCATTTACTTCTATTGTTAAAGGCAGACATAAAGCTGATAACGTTACCGTTTGGTTGGTTCCGGGTTCTCATATTGTTGAAGCTCAGATCAAAGAAGAAGGTTTACTGGATATTTTAACAGAAGCTGGCTTCGAATTACGCCAACCAGGATGCTCTGCATGTTTAGCAATGAACGATGACAAAATACCTGCAGGAAAATATGCTGTAAGTACCTCGAACAGAAACTTTGAAGGAAGACAAGGTCCTGGTTCAAGAACTATGCTAGCCAGTCCGCTTGTTGCTGCTGCTGCTGCTGTTACCGGCGTAGTTACAGACCCTAGAACATTCATTGAGAGCGTTAACGAACTTGTCTAAAAACACACTTAAAAAATTAAAATGGCCTACGATAAATTTGACATACTAAAAAGCACTGCAGTTCCACTTCCAATTGAAAACGTGGATACAGATCAGTTAATTCCTGCCCGCTTTTTAAAAGCTACAGAACGCGTTGGGTTTGGCGACAACCTTTTCCGCGACTGGAGATACAACCCAGATAATACACCAAAAAAAGACTTTGTATTAAACAACCCTGTTTACAGCGGAAAAATACTTGTGGGTGGTAAAAACTTTGGCTCAGGTTCTTCAAGAGAGCATGCTGCCTGGGCAGTTTACGATTACGGATTCAGATGTGTGGTATCCAGCTTTTTTGCTGATATCTTC contains the following coding sequences:
- a CDS encoding 2-isopropylmalate synthase is translated as MLHDPNRVYVFDTTLRDGEQVPGCQLTTPEKIEIAKELETLGVDIIEAGFPISSPGDFQSVVELSKAVSEPIICALTRANKGDIDSAVAALKFAKRPRIHTGIGSSDMHIKHKFNSTREDILARAVEAVKYAKQFVEDIEFYAEDAGRADERFLAQMVEAVIAAGATVVNIPDTNGYCLPDQYGRKIKFLKENVKNIDNAIISVHCHNDLGLATANSIAGLQNGARQIEGTINGIGERAGNTSIEEVVMILKTHQTLGLHTNINTKNFYELSRMVSSQMRMPVQPNKAIVGSNAFAHSSGIHQDGFLKNRENYEIIRPEDVGFPDASIVLTARSGRHALKFHLERLGFTLNKEELGEAYLRFLTVADSKLDINDDDLLLLMGKQQLA
- the leuD gene encoding 3-isopropylmalate dehydratase small subunit codes for the protein MAYDKFDILKSTAVPLPIENVDTDQLIPARFLKATERVGFGDNLFRDWRYNPDNTPKKDFVLNNPVYSGKILVGGKNFGSGSSREHAAWAVYDYGFRCVVSSFFADIFRNNCLNIGVLPVQVSAEFSEKIFAAIFADPNTELEVNLPEQTITLLATGEKEKFEISAYKKDNMLNGFDDIDYLQSIKPEIQEFALQLPL
- the leuC gene encoding 3-isopropylmalate dehydratase large subunit — encoded protein: MSKTLFDKVWDTHVVRKIEGGPDVLFIDRHLIHEVTSPVAFLGLKSRGIKVLYPERTFATADHNTPTINQHLPVADPLSANQLKALESNSNEYGISHWGLGHQKNGIVHVVGPEYGITQPGATIVCGDSHTSTHGAFGAIAFGIGTSEVEMVLSTQCIMQPKPKKMRINVNGKLGVGVTPKDVALFIISQLSTSGATGYFVEYAGDVFENMTMEGRMTVCNLSIEMGARGGMIAPDETTINYVKGREFSPKGEAWDKALAYYKTLKTDPDAVFDKELTFDGASIEPMITYGTNPGMGMGISHEIPDAAHAEGGAATYTKSLGYMGFSEGDSMIGKKIDFVFVGSCTNGRIEDFRAFTSIVKGRHKADNVTVWLVPGSHIVEAQIKEEGLLDILTEAGFELRQPGCSACLAMNDDKIPAGKYAVSTSNRNFEGRQGPGSRTMLASPLVAAAAAVTGVVTDPRTFIESVNELV